The Corynebacterium confusum genome has a window encoding:
- a CDS encoding bifunctional riboflavin kinase/FAD synthetase gives MDIWYGMEAISDQLEASVVTIGVFDGVHRGHQQLIERTVSRAHAQGVKAVMVTFDPHPVTVFLPQRAPLAVTTLQRRFQLAERYDLDAVVVIDFTHELCGLSPRDYSQTLLVDKLHAQGVVVGANFTFGADAAGTPAVLKELGEEMGFTVDVIELLDDEGVRISSTTVRQFLAAGQVDRANWALGRHFSVSGPVVRGAGRGGKELGYPTANQYFPDSIAIPADGVYAGWFTIDEPAAPIEGNMEAGVAYAAAISVGTNPTFGDEQRSVESFVLDRSADLYGHDATVQFTAHVRDMVKFDSVDELLAAMRNDVAKTRQLLAKDAQACGWGRDSYFLESES, from the coding sequence GTGGATATTTGGTATGGAATGGAAGCCATCAGCGACCAACTGGAGGCCAGCGTGGTCACCATCGGCGTCTTCGACGGCGTACACCGCGGCCACCAGCAGCTGATCGAGCGCACCGTGAGCCGGGCCCACGCCCAGGGCGTCAAGGCGGTCATGGTGACTTTCGACCCGCACCCGGTGACCGTCTTCTTGCCGCAGCGCGCCCCGCTGGCGGTGACGACGCTGCAGCGGCGCTTCCAGCTGGCCGAGCGCTACGACCTCGACGCGGTGGTCGTCATCGACTTCACCCACGAGCTGTGCGGCCTGAGCCCGCGGGACTACTCCCAGACGCTTCTGGTCGACAAGCTGCACGCCCAGGGCGTGGTCGTGGGTGCCAACTTCACCTTCGGCGCCGACGCCGCCGGCACCCCGGCGGTCCTGAAAGAATTGGGCGAGGAAATGGGCTTTACGGTCGACGTCATTGAGCTGCTCGACGACGAGGGTGTGCGGATCTCCTCGACCACGGTGCGCCAGTTCCTCGCCGCCGGACAAGTCGACCGGGCCAACTGGGCGCTGGGGCGGCACTTCTCGGTCTCCGGGCCGGTGGTCCGCGGGGCCGGACGCGGTGGCAAAGAGCTGGGCTACCCCACGGCCAACCAGTACTTCCCGGATTCCATCGCCATCCCTGCCGACGGCGTCTATGCCGGGTGGTTCACCATCGACGAGCCCGCCGCGCCTATCGAGGGCAACATGGAGGCCGGCGTGGCCTACGCGGCGGCGATTTCCGTGGGCACGAACCCAACCTTTGGGGACGAGCAACGCTCCGTGGAATCCTTCGTGCTGGACCGCAGCGCCGATCTCTACGGCCACGACGCGACGGTGCAGTTTACCGCCCACGTCCGCGACATGGTCAAATTCGACTCTGTCGACGAGCTGCTCGCGGCCATGCGCAACGACGTGGCGAAAACCCGCCAGCTGCTAGCAAAAGACGCCCAGG